CTAAACATGTGTCCGGCGTCGGAAAGTAGCGCCAAACTGTTGGAGAGAATCCCCCCTGCGATTTCCATAATCATGATGATGGCTGTTATCACCAATGTGACAGTCAATCCCATTTTATTACGGATACGTTGTTCGAACGGGCCGTGATGCCCATGATGATGGTGATGCATGGTGATCCCCCTAATTCGATGTGTGCGTCACATGCTCAATTGTTTGTCTCAGCAATGCCAGCACATGATCGTCATCGCAACTGTAATAGACGGTGTGTCCTTCCCTGCGGTGCCTGACGAGGCGCAAGGTACGAAGATAGGCCAGTTGATGGGAGATGGCCGATGGAGTCAGTCCCAACTGTTCGGCGATTCGACTGACGGAGCATTCTTCCACTGACAACAGGTGCAAAATCTTGAGTCGGGTCGGGTCGGACAATGCCTTGAAAATTTGAGAGGCCGCTTCGACGATATGCGGATCTAGCGGCGGCAATGCTTTGCAATGGCTCATGTTTGCTCCCCACTTCATTTCTTTATTATTTGATCATATATTCATATACTATTTTATCCAGTTCGCAAGGTGACGGCAATCATGATCGCGTGATATACTTA
The sequence above is drawn from the Polycladomyces subterraneus genome and encodes:
- a CDS encoding ArsR/SmtB family transcription factor; this translates as MSHCKALPPLDPHIVEAASQIFKALSDPTRLKILHLLSVEECSVSRIAEQLGLTPSAISHQLAYLRTLRLVRHRREGHTVYYSCDDDHVLALLRQTIEHVTHTSN